In uncultured Desulfuromonas sp., the genomic stretch CAAGATCGCGAATACGTGAGATGCGCAGACTGCCGCCGATGGCGTAGGCGATAAACGCCAGAGCCAGTTCCGAGGTGAACAAAAACAGGTGACTGATTTGTTGATACGGGATGATGCCGGTGATCGAAGGGGAAAAAAGCAAACCGACAACAATGTAACCGCTGATACGCGGCAGGCGCAGACGGTTGGCAGCCTTGCCGGAAAAATAACCGGTAACGAGAATCAGACCGAGAATGGTCAGTGGTTGCAGCGCGGGAAACAGCATACATCCCTCACAGAGCAAAGGCTGCCCATGGTGTTAAATCCTTTTACCGTGGGCTTCTCAAACAGTATGCCAGATATTTCAGGATGCGCAGAGCGTGTCGGTGTGTTGATTATAATGCGCCACTTTCTCTCCAAAGTGCGCTATTCTGCGGTGGAATCCTTTCAGATGAAACAAGGAGGTCTTATAATGGAAAACGACAACCAACCCAAAAACAGCGCACACCCTCTTTACATGCTGTTGCATAGTGAAGAGATTGAAGAGTTTAATACGCAGCGTGAGATCCATGATGATTTCAGCGTGTTAAAAGGGCTGGATTTCCGTGGTCTTGACCTGCGCGGTGCCGAGTTGAACGGCTTTGATCTGTCCGACGGCTACTTTCGCCAGACCGATCTGCGTGGTCTGGATTTGCGCACTTGCAACCTGCAGGGAGCGAGCCTGCGTTCCGCCAAGATCTCCGGCACCTACTTTCCAGACGAACTGTCCCCGGATGAGATTCTTATGTCGCTCAATCACGGCACGCGGTTGCGTTATCGTTAGGGGCGTTGTTGCTCTCGAGTTCCGCTGCCTCTTGCCCTTCCGGCCAGAGCCTGAAGAAGATCCAGCAACGTGACCAGCCAGCGGATTTCGCCCTATTCGTCAACGACAAACATCCTCTGCACGCCTGATTCGCGAAACTGTTCCAGCCGTTTCATCTCGGTCAGCGATTCCAGGCCACCAGGGGGCGTTCTGAATCAGCTTTCATGGCACTATTTTGGGTTTTTTCCGCGTCAGCAGCGTTACATGCCGTTGTCATAGAATAACGATGACGCCTCCATGTGCCTTGCTGACACGAAAAATCCCTCAAAATAGTGTTCATTCTTCCCATTGAGAACACCCCCCTAGCGGCAGAAAGTTTTTTTTTCATTTGTTTTTTTAGAGTTTGATTCTAAGTTAGATTAGATAGTTTTCGAATAACCCTGTTGATCGGAGATGAAAATGGGTCATGAACGCTGCAATGATCGTGTAAGCCGGAAACGGAATTCCTCCCCGCCTTCCTCGTGTGACGGTATCCGTTTGCCGCTTTACAAGGGTCCGTTCCAGAACAACGGCGCATCCCCTTGGTATCTGGAGTTGCCGGTCGGTACGCCCAAAGAAGGAACAACGCCGCAGCGGCTGAAGTTTTCCCTGGATACGGGCAGCAACTTCGTCTGGGTGACCTCGACCCTGTGCGGTGCGCAGGGTTGCCAACATTATGGTGACAAGCAGTTCAACTACGATGACTCGTCCAGTTTTCATTGGTGTTCGCAACAAACGATACCTGTCGATTTCGGCCCCTGGGGCACCATGCAGGTTGAGACCGGCCAGGATGTGCTGGCCCTGGATCAGCAGACGGCAACGACCAGCGAGATCTATCTGGCCGAAGCGTACAACGGCGATCAGTTCGCGGAGCTCGACTGGGACGGCGGCATCGGTGTGCCGAGCAGTTATTCCACGGAACTGCATGCGACCAGTCGCACCTTTATTCGCGGAATCCGGCGGAGCCTGACGCAGGGCGCCAACGAAAAATGCGCCGACGCGGATTTTGCGTTTTTTCAGAACCTGATGAATCAGGGACGCGTCAGTCCCGACCAGCCGTTTCTTGCCTTTGACACCGATCCGCAAACCAAAACGGGGACGGTTGCGCTGGGGGCGCTCGATTCGGCTTATCAGGACAGCCTGGAATACCTGTATCTGCCGTTCACCGTTTATCCGACCATCACCTATGTCTGGGCCTCAGCGCTGAAATCGCTTCGCGTGGGCGAGAAAACGTTGGCGACTGATATGTATTTCTGCCTCGATACCGGCTCGTCGCAATTCAAAGGCGATGTCGGCGTCATGCAGGAAGCCTTTGCACTGACCGACGGTAAACAGAGCAACCCGCTGGTGACCATCGAACTGGCGCAGCAAGGGGACGATAAGCCGGGCACGCTGGTGATTCCCGCCGAAGTTTACAAGGTGGAAATCGAAGCGGGCGACAAAAGCGGGCAAATTATCAGTCAATTCGAGCCGATGGCCGGGGTGGACAAGCTGATCCTGGCGGGTTCCGTGCTGCTGGATTACCTCTACACAGTCTACGAGTACGAGGTCGCTTCGGATGCGGATGGCCGCTATCGACTCACGGCTAAGGGGATGTGGCTGTTCAACAAGAAGAACGGGTTGAAGATCATTCAAAACACGCAAAGCCAACCGGCGCGGATTTTCGCCGGTGTCGCGGAGGGGGACTGATGGCTGTAGACCTGAACGGGCGCTGGGAAAACAATTTCGGCTCTTTTCTCAATCTCAAGGTGGATGCTCAGGGTGTTATCACCGGCGTTTACGGTTCGGACACCGGTTCTTCCGGCACCTATTATCTGGTCGGTGCCGCCGGGCTGAACGCACCTACCGAGCAGGCTGGACGGAATCTGGCCGTCTCGGTGTTCTGGCATCCGATTGACGGCACAAAAAGCGATCCCTCCTGGCATTGGGTCACCACGCAATGCGGCCAGTTGCAGATCGACGGCACCATCAGCCTGTTTCAATCGTTGGTGGCAACCACCGATTTTCCCGGTTTGGCGGGAATCGGCAATTATCTTGAAAAATTGACCTGCAGCAGAACCGACAAAGGGCCGACCACGCCTATCCCCGCAGCGCCGTCTCCCGACGATCCGCAACAGGAGGATCTGCTCAACGGCCAGTGGCAGGCGAGCTACGGCGGACCGGGATTGTCGCTGTCGGTAAAAAAATCCGATTACGGCTGGCTGTGCGGTCGTTTGAGTCTCGACGACGAAGCTATCCTGATGCGCGGGTTTGCCGATATTCATGCTGATGACACGATGTTGCGGGGCGTCACTCTGTGCGGTTATTCCAGTGCTCGCGGGGCGGCGATCGCGCTCAACGGCAGTCTCGATCCCTCCACCGGTCGGCTTACCCTGAGTCGTTGGTTTGCTCTTTCGACATCGAGCGCCGATGGCTATGTGCAGACCGATCTGGGAAGTTGGGTCTTTGAGCCTGACACAACAGAGCGTTAAAAATTCTCCAATCCGGGAAAGCCACTATGGACTTCAGTGCCGCCTTTGAACAGGTCAAACACGACGATATGATTTTGCAGAGCTTTATGCATCTCTGGCAATATTCGGCCGACCTGATGTTTATCATGGCGGTCGAGGAGAATGGCGAGTTTACCCTCTACGACAACAACCCGGCATCAAGGGCTGTGTGCGGTATTGCCGAGGATGCAAATATCCATCGCCTGAATCTTCGCAACATCTGGGACGACGAGGTGGTTGAAGGGCTTTATGAAAGCTATCGCAGGGCGATTGCGGCGCGCAAACCGATCACCATCGAGCAG encodes the following:
- a CDS encoding pentapeptide repeat-containing protein — its product is MENDNQPKNSAHPLYMLLHSEEIEEFNTQREIHDDFSVLKGLDFRGLDLRGAELNGFDLSDGYFRQTDLRGLDLRTCNLQGASLRSAKISGTYFPDELSPDEILMSLNHGTRLRYR
- a CDS encoding avidin/streptavidin family protein, which encodes MAVDLNGRWENNFGSFLNLKVDAQGVITGVYGSDTGSSGTYYLVGAAGLNAPTEQAGRNLAVSVFWHPIDGTKSDPSWHWVTTQCGQLQIDGTISLFQSLVATTDFPGLAGIGNYLEKLTCSRTDKGPTTPIPAAPSPDDPQQEDLLNGQWQASYGGPGLSLSVKKSDYGWLCGRLSLDDEAILMRGFADIHADDTMLRGVTLCGYSSARGAAIALNGSLDPSTGRLTLSRWFALSTSSADGYVQTDLGSWVFEPDTTER
- a CDS encoding pepsin-like aspartic protease; this translates as MGHERCNDRVSRKRNSSPPSSCDGIRLPLYKGPFQNNGASPWYLELPVGTPKEGTTPQRLKFSLDTGSNFVWVTSTLCGAQGCQHYGDKQFNYDDSSSFHWCSQQTIPVDFGPWGTMQVETGQDVLALDQQTATTSEIYLAEAYNGDQFAELDWDGGIGVPSSYSTELHATSRTFIRGIRRSLTQGANEKCADADFAFFQNLMNQGRVSPDQPFLAFDTDPQTKTGTVALGALDSAYQDSLEYLYLPFTVYPTITYVWASALKSLRVGEKTLATDMYFCLDTGSSQFKGDVGVMQEAFALTDGKQSNPLVTIELAQQGDDKPGTLVIPAEVYKVEIEAGDKSGQIISQFEPMAGVDKLILAGSVLLDYLYTVYEYEVASDADGRYRLTAKGMWLFNKKNGLKIIQNTQSQPARIFAGVAEGD